One window of the Crassaminicella thermophila genome contains the following:
- the gltB gene encoding glutamate synthase large subunit: MEKDSCGVGFIVNIKGIKEHRILKQGLEILKNLKHRGAVGADASTGDGSGIMLQIPHEFLKKETEKLDIKLPDEGDYAVGMLFLPRHPNVRLFCEGIFEKVLREENQKLIGWREVPVNEKACGESARATRPIVMQVFIDRNKQEKYEFERKLLIIRKRVQNIIIDSNRAYTENFYICSLSSSTIVYKGQILGYKLDEFYLDLQDKAMKTAIAIVHERYSTNTFPSWKLAQPFRYLAHNGEINTIRGNVNWMNAREGVMHSKIFGEDFKKILPVIEPDGSDSASLDNALELFVANGHPLENVMMMLIPEAWQNDSKMDKDKRGFYEYFARLMEPWDGPATIAFTDGTKVGVTLDRNGLRPARYLITKDDLVIMASEVGVVEVKPENVAKKGRIEPGKMLLIDIEEGRIVSDDEIKWAASKKKPFVDWIQKNKLTLDDIKQPYEIKKMRKETLMLKQKIFGFTKEEIEKVISVMGDCGEEPIGSMGLDIPLAVLSEKNQLLFNYFKQTFAQVTNPPIDPIREEIIMSLIQFIGGHGKLLDEIETEKDYKYIELKHPILCNRQMEDIRHLNNDDFRAITIPITFEIDKKNGLKEALDYLCKRAEESVIDGYNILILSDRSLGRYNAAIPSLLALGAVHHHLIRKKLRTSVDLIVEAGDARDVMHIALLIGYGAKAINPYMVYDVIGNMVENKKYFKNITSLEEGFENYCKAISSGLLKIISRMGISTIQSYNGAQIFQVVGINQDVIDEYFTDTPSKISGIGLDGIADEVIRRHTIAYKNAGRLDVELDIGGEMQYRPNGEYHMFNPEVVKRLRKSCLENDYYLYKGYAKEVNEQNERIATIRGLLKFKDRKSVPIEEVEPVKNILKRFTISGMSFGSLSKEAHETIATAMNRVGGTSNSGEGGEDPGRYELRPNGDNLRSAVKQVASARFGVTMNYLVNCDELQIKMAQGAKPGEGGHLPGSKVTAEIAKVRHSIPGIDLISPPPHHDIYSIEDLAQLIFDLKNANPKARIGVKLVSEAGVGTVAAGVAKGYADVVMISGHDGGTGASPISSMKYVGLPWEIGLAETQQTLLLNNLRSRITIQVDGKMRSGRDVVIAALLGAEEYGFATTALISIGCMMCRQCHLNRCPAGIATQDSKLRERFSGKPEHLIRYLTFVAEEIREIMAELGFTTMDEMIGRVDVLDVKEIDRYKLRELDLSAVLYRPNLPSRIVDRCTVSQNHKIEDILDRKLISLAKPALDEGVNVEGRFKIKNTDRTVGTMLSGEIAKRYGDAGLSDDTIILNFEGSAGQSFGAFAIKGMTLILEGDANDYLGKGLSGGKIIVVPPQNATFIPEDNMIAGNTLLYGATSGEVYINGMVGQRFCVRNSGATAVVEGIGNHGCEYMTGGMVVILGNVGRNFGAGMSGGVAYVLDEDRDFDTKCNKQIVEIKPLEDKDIQKVKNLICNHYEYTKSKKAKDILDNWDLYIDKFLKVVSPIYQMKLEGK; this comes from the coding sequence ATGGAGAAAGATAGTTGTGGTGTTGGGTTTATTGTAAATATTAAAGGAATAAAAGAGCATCGTATATTAAAACAAGGATTAGAAATATTGAAGAATTTAAAGCATAGAGGTGCTGTTGGAGCAGATGCTAGCACTGGGGATGGATCAGGAATTATGCTTCAGATTCCTCATGAATTTTTAAAAAAAGAAACTGAAAAACTTGATATTAAGTTGCCAGATGAAGGAGACTATGCTGTTGGAATGCTTTTTTTGCCTCGACATCCAAATGTACGACTTTTTTGTGAAGGAATATTTGAAAAGGTACTAAGAGAAGAAAACCAAAAACTTATTGGTTGGAGAGAGGTGCCTGTTAATGAAAAAGCATGTGGTGAATCTGCTAGGGCTACAAGGCCAATTGTGATGCAGGTGTTTATAGATAGAAATAAACAAGAAAAGTATGAATTTGAGAGAAAACTATTGATTATCAGAAAGCGTGTTCAAAATATTATTATAGATTCTAATAGAGCTTATACAGAGAATTTTTATATATGTAGTCTGTCAAGTAGCACTATAGTTTATAAGGGACAGATTTTAGGTTATAAATTGGATGAATTTTATTTAGATCTTCAGGATAAAGCTATGAAAACTGCAATTGCAATTGTCCATGAGAGATATAGTACAAATACGTTTCCTTCATGGAAACTTGCACAGCCATTCAGATATTTAGCACATAATGGTGAAATTAATACGATAAGAGGGAATGTAAACTGGATGAATGCAAGAGAAGGAGTTATGCATTCTAAGATATTTGGAGAAGATTTCAAGAAAATATTGCCAGTTATTGAACCAGATGGAAGTGATTCTGCTTCATTAGATAATGCATTAGAATTATTTGTAGCAAATGGACATCCATTGGAAAATGTAATGATGATGCTTATTCCAGAAGCTTGGCAGAATGATTCAAAAATGGATAAGGATAAAAGAGGGTTTTATGAATATTTTGCAAGATTAATGGAGCCTTGGGATGGACCTGCTACAATAGCTTTTACAGATGGAACTAAGGTAGGAGTAACATTAGACAGAAATGGATTAAGACCAGCACGCTATCTTATTACAAAGGATGATTTAGTGATAATGGCATCAGAAGTTGGTGTTGTTGAAGTAAAGCCAGAAAATGTTGCTAAAAAGGGAAGAATTGAGCCAGGAAAAATGCTTCTTATAGATATAGAGGAAGGTAGAATTGTTTCCGATGATGAAATAAAATGGGCAGCATCTAAGAAAAAACCATTCGTTGATTGGATTCAAAAAAATAAGCTAACCCTTGATGATATAAAACAGCCTTATGAGATTAAAAAGATGAGAAAAGAAACATTGATGTTAAAACAAAAAATATTTGGCTTTACAAAAGAAGAGATAGAAAAAGTAATTAGTGTTATGGGGGATTGTGGAGAAGAACCAATTGGTTCGATGGGGCTAGATATTCCTTTAGCTGTTTTATCTGAAAAAAACCAGCTTTTATTTAATTATTTCAAGCAGACTTTTGCTCAGGTTACTAATCCTCCAATAGATCCTATTAGGGAAGAAATTATTATGTCACTTATTCAGTTTATAGGAGGGCATGGAAAGCTTCTTGATGAAATTGAAACAGAAAAAGATTATAAATATATTGAATTAAAACATCCTATTTTATGTAACAGACAGATGGAAGATATAAGACATTTGAATAATGATGATTTTAGAGCTATTACAATACCTATTACATTTGAAATTGATAAAAAGAATGGTTTAAAGGAAGCATTAGATTATCTTTGTAAGCGTGCAGAAGAAAGTGTAATAGATGGATACAATATTCTTATATTAAGCGATAGAAGTTTAGGCAGATACAACGCTGCTATTCCAAGCTTGTTAGCTTTAGGGGCAGTACATCACCATTTGATTAGGAAAAAATTAAGAACATCAGTTGATTTGATTGTTGAAGCTGGAGATGCTAGAGATGTAATGCATATTGCCCTTTTAATTGGCTATGGAGCAAAGGCTATTAATCCTTATATGGTATATGATGTGATTGGAAATATGGTAGAGAATAAGAAGTACTTTAAAAATATTACTAGTTTAGAAGAAGGTTTTGAAAACTATTGTAAAGCTATTTCATCAGGATTATTAAAAATAATATCTAGAATGGGTATATCAACAATCCAAAGTTATAATGGAGCTCAAATATTCCAAGTTGTAGGAATAAATCAAGATGTAATTGATGAGTATTTTACAGATACACCATCAAAAATATCTGGGATAGGATTAGATGGTATTGCTGATGAAGTTATTCGTAGACATACTATAGCCTATAAAAACGCTGGAAGATTAGATGTAGAATTAGATATAGGTGGGGAAATGCAGTATAGACCTAATGGAGAATATCATATGTTTAATCCAGAAGTAGTAAAAAGATTAAGAAAATCATGTTTAGAGAATGATTATTATCTTTATAAAGGCTATGCAAAGGAAGTAAACGAACAAAATGAGAGAATAGCAACTATTCGTGGATTGTTAAAATTCAAAGATAGAAAGAGTGTGCCTATTGAAGAAGTTGAACCTGTAAAAAATATTCTAAAAAGATTTACTATATCAGGTATGTCATTTGGATCACTTAGCAAGGAAGCTCATGAGACTATTGCAACAGCAATGAATAGAGTTGGAGGTACGAGTAACTCTGGAGAAGGTGGAGAAGATCCAGGTAGATATGAATTAAGACCTAATGGGGATAATTTACGAAGTGCTGTAAAACAAGTTGCATCAGCTAGATTTGGGGTAACAATGAATTATCTTGTAAATTGTGATGAACTTCAAATCAAGATGGCGCAGGGAGCAAAGCCTGGAGAAGGAGGACATTTGCCAGGAAGCAAAGTGACAGCAGAAATTGCAAAGGTTCGTCATTCTATCCCAGGAATAGATTTAATTTCACCACCACCTCATCATGACATTTATTCAATAGAGGATTTAGCTCAATTGATATTTGACTTAAAAAATGCAAATCCAAAAGCACGTATAGGTGTAAAACTTGTATCAGAAGCAGGCGTTGGAACTGTTGCAGCAGGAGTAGCTAAAGGTTATGCTGATGTTGTAATGATAAGCGGACATGATGGAGGTACAGGAGCATCACCTATAAGCTCTATGAAGTATGTAGGACTTCCGTGGGAAATAGGTCTTGCTGAAACACAACAGACGCTTTTATTAAACAACCTAAGAAGCAGAATTACTATACAGGTTGATGGAAAAATGAGATCAGGAAGAGATGTAGTTATTGCAGCTCTTTTAGGAGCAGAAGAATATGGTTTTGCAACTACAGCCCTTATATCTATTGGTTGTATGATGTGTAGACAATGTCATTTGAATAGGTGTCCAGCAGGAATAGCAACTCAGGATAGCAAGCTTCGTGAAAGATTTAGTGGAAAGCCAGAGCATTTGATTAGATACCTAACGTTTGTAGCAGAAGAAATTAGAGAAATAATGGCAGAATTAGGATTTACTACAATGGATGAAATGATTGGAAGAGTAGATGTATTAGATGTTAAAGAAATAGACAGGTATAAATTAAGAGAATTAGATTTATCAGCTGTATTATATAGACCTAATCTTCCATCACGTATTGTTGATAGATGTACAGTTTCACAAAACCATAAGATAGAAGATATTTTGGATAGAAAATTGATTAGTTTAGCTAAACCAGCATTAGATGAAGGAGTAAATGTTGAAGGAAGGTTTAAAATCAAAAATACTGACAGAACAGTTGGAACTATGCTTAGTGGTGAAATTGCAAAACGTTATGGAGATGCTGGACTTTCTGATGATACGATTATTTTAAACTTTGAAGGTTCGGCAGGTCAAAGTTTTGGTGCTTTTGCAATTAAGGGTATGACATTAATTCTTGAAGGAGATGCAAATGATTATCTTGGAAAGGGATTATCAGGAGGAAAAATTATTGTTGTTCCACCCCAAAATGCAACATTTATTCCAGAAGATAATATGATTGCTGGAAATACCCTGCTTTATGGTGCAACATCAGGAGAAGTATATATTAATGGAATGGTAGGACAGAGATTTTGTGTTCGAAACAGTGGAGCTACGGCAGTTGTTGAGGGTATAGGAAACCATGGATGTGAGTATATGACGGGAGGAATGGTAGTAATATTAGGAAATGTAGGCAGAAATTTTGGTGCAGGTATGAGTGGAGGAGTAGCTTATGTATTAGATGAAGATAGGGATTTTGATACGAAGTGTAACAAACAAATTGTTGAGATTAAGCCTCTAGAAGATAAGGATATACAAAAAGTAAAAAATCTTATTTGTAATCATTATGAATATACAAAGAGTAAAAAAGCAAAAGATATTCTTGATAATTGGGATTTATATATAGATAAATTCTTAAAAGTAGTTTCTCCTATTTATCAAATGAAATTGGAAGGTAAATAA
- a CDS encoding acyl carrier protein has protein sequence MVFEKVKHTIMDILGIPKDEILLESHLYDELDADSLDLSQIILELENTYKIEIENEDIANFETVEDIVKHVESKLS, from the coding sequence ATGGTATTTGAAAAAGTAAAACATACAATTATGGACATTTTAGGAATTCCTAAAGATGAAATACTTTTAGAAAGTCATCTTTATGACGAGTTAGATGCTGATTCTTTAGATTTATCTCAAATCATCCTAGAGCTTGAAAATACTTACAAAATTGAAATTGAAAATGAAGACATTGCTAATTTTGAAACAGTTGAAGATATTGTAAAGCATGTGGAAAGTAAGCTTTCTTAA
- the bioF gene encoding 8-amino-7-oxononanoate synthase, producing the protein MNNLSKRLSLIKENDLYRDCRYFCSSQAPKVNMEGKEVILLGSNNYLGLCDDARLKEAAIKAVNKYGVGAGGSRLTTGSYDLHRKLEEKIATFKGTENSLVFNTGYMANVGILSALCDRKWVIFCDKYNHASIIDGCLLSGAKLVRYKHCDMSDLERKIHIYKGKNNLIVTDGVFSMDGDVAPLKEIVKLAKRYEILTMVDDAHGVGVLGERGSGTAAYFGVSEHIDIQMGTLSKAIASVGGYIAGKKEVIDYFKNLSRSFIFSTGLPPASIAVSLKAIEIIEKDNKRRERLTVLSNWFKKELKLMGFNTTDTITPIIPVIIGDAKKANKLSENLLEEGIYIPAIRPPTVPKGTSRLRISLMATHTYEDLSYVLKVIKEQGRRLQIIEG; encoded by the coding sequence ATGAATAATCTATCAAAAAGGCTTTCTTTAATAAAAGAAAACGATTTATACCGAGACTGCAGGTATTTTTGTTCATCTCAAGCACCGAAAGTGAATATGGAAGGAAAAGAAGTTATTTTATTAGGATCAAATAATTATCTAGGTCTTTGTGATGATGCTCGATTAAAGGAAGCTGCAATAAAAGCTGTGAATAAGTATGGGGTTGGAGCAGGAGGTTCAAGACTTACAACTGGTTCTTATGATCTACATAGGAAGCTAGAAGAAAAAATAGCAACTTTTAAAGGCACGGAAAATAGTCTAGTTTTTAATACAGGATATATGGCAAATGTAGGAATTCTTTCTGCTTTATGTGATCGAAAATGGGTAATTTTTTGTGATAAATACAATCATGCAAGTATCATTGATGGATGTTTGTTAAGTGGTGCAAAACTTGTTCGATACAAACATTGTGACATGAGTGATTTGGAAAGAAAAATTCATATTTATAAGGGAAAAAATAATTTAATTGTAACAGACGGTGTATTTAGTATGGATGGAGATGTAGCACCATTAAAAGAAATTGTAAAATTAGCAAAAAGATATGAAATACTTACAATGGTTGATGATGCCCATGGTGTAGGTGTTTTAGGAGAGAGAGGTTCTGGAACAGCAGCTTATTTTGGAGTGAGTGAACATATAGATATACAAATGGGTACATTAAGTAAAGCGATAGCTTCTGTTGGTGGATATATAGCTGGGAAAAAAGAAGTTATTGACTATTTTAAAAATCTTTCAAGAAGCTTTATTTTTTCAACAGGATTACCTCCTGCAAGTATAGCTGTTTCATTAAAAGCAATTGAAATCATTGAAAAGGATAACAAGAGAAGAGAAAGACTAACCGTATTATCTAATTGGTTCAAAAAAGAATTAAAATTAATGGGATTTAATACCACAGATACTATTACGCCTATTATACCTGTGATTATAGGGGATGCAAAGAAGGCTAATAAGCTTAGTGAAAATCTTTTGGAAGAAGGAATATATATTCCAGCTATAAGACCTCCTACAGTACCTAAGGGAACAAGTAGATTAAGAATATCACTTATGGCTACGCATACGTATGAAGATTTAAGTTATGTTTTAAAAGTTATAAAAGAACAAGGAAGGAGACTTCAAATCATTGAAGGATGA
- the bioC gene encoding malonyl-ACP O-methyltransferase BioC, translating into MIDKDKLKRRFSRNAKQYDQYAKVQKIMGDTLIKNIQNHEIDFKNILEIGCGTGYVTRLLKKNFPNAKITAVDIAPGMIEHTKATMEFDDILFVCGDIEEMILNEKYDLIISNATFQWFNHLDETLKKLIQLLNKSGILCFSTFGQNTFCELHQAFYKAKKLLKINEDISPGQSFLSLKALKEICSEAICKSNLNDMKVICSEGYEYEYFDCCKDFFFSIKKIGANNSQKMRNKTTPDFIEKVMKVYDEDYAENDKVRATYHNLFVYIKY; encoded by the coding sequence ATGATTGATAAGGATAAATTAAAGAGAAGATTTAGTAGAAATGCAAAACAATATGATCAATATGCAAAAGTACAAAAAATAATGGGAGATACCCTTATTAAGAATATACAAAATCATGAAATAGATTTTAAGAACATATTAGAAATTGGCTGTGGAACAGGGTATGTAACAAGATTATTAAAAAAGAATTTTCCTAATGCTAAAATTACTGCGGTGGATATAGCACCAGGTATGATTGAACATACAAAAGCTACTATGGAATTTGATGATATTTTGTTTGTTTGTGGAGATATAGAAGAAATGATTTTAAATGAAAAATATGATTTAATCATATCAAATGCTACTTTTCAGTGGTTTAATCATCTAGATGAAACCTTAAAAAAATTAATCCAATTGTTAAATAAAAGTGGGATTTTATGTTTTTCAACCTTTGGACAAAATACATTTTGTGAGCTTCACCAGGCTTTTTATAAAGCGAAGAAGCTATTAAAAATAAATGAAGATATTTCTCCAGGGCAATCTTTCTTGTCATTAAAGGCTTTGAAAGAAATTTGCAGTGAAGCTATATGTAAAAGTAATTTGAATGATATGAAGGTTATTTGTTCAGAAGGATATGAATATGAATACTTTGATTGCTGCAAAGATTTTTTCTTTTCTATAAAAAAAATAGGTGCAAATAACAGCCAAAAAATGAGAAATAAAACAACTCCTGACTTTATTGAAAAGGTTATGAAAGTTTATGATGAGGATTATGCAGAAAATGATAAAGTAAGAGCAACTTATCATAATTTGTTTGTTTATATAAAATATTAA
- a CDS encoding MGDG synthase family glycosyltransferase yields the protein MNILFFTVSAGEGHNQVSKTVAGYIKRRHPNHHIKIIDTFNYIHPNLHKIIIETYMKSIKYMPALYRFLYNRSEVTDSSISDVSEFLNKILLSRKLSKLLTDFKPDVIVCTHPFPAEALSVMKRKGKINIPLVTILTDYTIHPSWINKEVDYYIFPSENLAYKIPYLKIPYEKAKFFGIPVDEKFNITHNRSKLCNSFEIENTFTALIMGGGLGLGNITETLNYLFAYDIDIQLLVVTGKNEELYRYLSRIQRPNVKIFGFMNNIDELMSVSDIIITKPGGITVTESLIKELPIIITSKLPGQEERNTEFILNNSIGMVANSPNSLIFCINMLKEDKEKYNFFKQNMSRLKKPNATRDISNFLLSLCKENKQ from the coding sequence ATGAATATCTTATTTTTTACTGTATCCGCTGGAGAAGGTCACAATCAAGTTTCTAAAACTGTAGCTGGTTATATAAAAAGACGTCACCCAAATCATCATATAAAAATCATTGACACCTTTAATTATATACATCCTAATTTACACAAAATAATTATTGAAACATACATGAAATCCATAAAATATATGCCTGCTTTATATAGATTTTTATATAATCGCTCAGAAGTTACAGATAGCTCTATCTCAGATGTAAGTGAATTTTTAAATAAAATTTTATTATCAAGAAAACTTTCAAAATTGCTGACAGATTTTAAACCAGATGTAATTGTATGTACCCATCCGTTTCCTGCAGAAGCACTTTCTGTAATGAAGCGAAAGGGAAAAATCAATATCCCCTTGGTGACAATTCTAACAGATTATACAATTCATCCTAGTTGGATTAATAAAGAAGTAGATTATTATATTTTTCCATCTGAAAATTTAGCTTATAAAATTCCATATTTGAAGATTCCATATGAAAAAGCAAAATTTTTCGGTATTCCAGTAGATGAAAAATTTAACATAACTCATAATCGAAGCAAGCTATGCAATAGCTTTGAAATTGAAAATACCTTTACTGCACTCATTATGGGTGGCGGTCTAGGTCTTGGGAATATTACAGAAACATTAAACTATCTATTTGCTTATGACATAGATATTCAGTTATTGGTTGTTACAGGAAAAAACGAGGAGTTATATAGATATCTCTCAAGAATTCAAAGACCCAATGTGAAAATATTTGGTTTTATGAATAATATAGATGAACTAATGAGCGTTTCTGATATTATTATAACCAAACCAGGAGGAATAACTGTAACTGAATCTCTTATAAAAGAACTCCCAATTATTATTACATCTAAACTTCCGGGTCAAGAAGAAAGAAATACAGAATTTATATTAAATAATAGCATCGGCATGGTTGCCAACAGTCCTAATTCTCTCATTTTTTGCATCAACATGTTAAAAGAAGACAAAGAAAAATATAATTTTTTCAAGCAAAATATGTCTAGGTTAAAAAAACCTAATGCCACAAGAGATATTTCTAATTTTTTATTAAGCTTATGCAAAGAAAATAAACAATAA
- a CDS encoding D-glycero-alpha-D-manno-heptose-1,7-bisphosphate 7-phosphatase: MKKAVFLDRDGVINDNKKPVNKPEDLILYPWTIDALKMLSKADFLLFVVTNQGGIEMGYFTEDDLHRIHNEMTKIFQSEKISIHDIAYCPHFKTKCTCRKPSPGMLLELAKKYHIDLKSSYMVGDREMDIEAGFKAGCKTIKIGKPCKNADYTVYNLLEAAKLIVHL, encoded by the coding sequence ATGAAGAAAGCAGTTTTTTTAGATAGAGATGGTGTTATAAATGATAATAAAAAACCTGTGAACAAACCAGAAGACTTAATCCTTTATCCTTGGACCATTGATGCACTAAAAATGTTAAGTAAAGCTGATTTTTTACTATTTGTCGTTACAAATCAGGGAGGTATCGAAATGGGCTATTTTACTGAAGATGATTTACATCGTATCCATAATGAAATGACAAAAATATTTCAGTCAGAAAAAATTTCTATTCATGATATTGCATACTGCCCTCATTTCAAAACCAAATGTACTTGTAGAAAGCCATCACCAGGAATGCTCTTAGAACTTGCGAAAAAATATCATATTGATCTTAAATCTTCTTATATGGTAGGAGATCGAGAAATGGACATAGAAGCCGGATTTAAAGCTGGATGCAAAACAATTAAGATTGGAAAGCCTTGTAAAAATGCAGATTATACCGTTTACAATTTGTTAGAAGCTGCAAAACTTATTGTTCATTTATAA
- a CDS encoding alpha/beta fold hydrolase, protein MKDDVKKYLIILSGWAVDKVVWKPFMDFLSKDYEIIIVNWDNMQSLDEFKQKIIHLINKKDMDQFSVIGWSLGGLVAIDIAKNFSSKIENMILFNTTSKFIQDEGYPFGWHKKILEGMIDKLKKNPQKTLNAFYQNLFTDEERKDGYTKKFFERINILNKKINKQSLELGLEYLKQKDNREVIKDINIPILLIHGDEDFICPVEAVDYMHKNLKESKLIILNKTGHIPFFTKASTCYQIIKDYSKEGRK, encoded by the coding sequence TTGAAGGATGATGTGAAAAAATACTTAATTATATTATCAGGATGGGCAGTTGATAAGGTTGTTTGGAAACCATTTATGGATTTTTTATCAAAGGATTATGAAATAATCATTGTAAATTGGGATAATATGCAATCTTTAGATGAATTTAAACAAAAGATTATTCATTTAATTAATAAGAAGGATATGGATCAATTCTCTGTCATAGGTTGGTCACTAGGAGGATTGGTGGCGATAGATATAGCAAAAAATTTTTCTTCGAAAATAGAGAATATGATTCTTTTTAATACGACTAGTAAATTTATACAGGATGAAGGCTATCCTTTTGGATGGCATAAAAAAATTTTAGAAGGAATGATAGATAAGCTTAAGAAAAATCCTCAAAAAACTTTAAATGCATTTTATCAAAACCTTTTTACAGATGAAGAAAGAAAGGATGGATATACTAAGAAGTTTTTTGAGAGAATAAATATTTTAAATAAAAAGATAAATAAACAAAGCTTGGAATTAGGATTAGAGTATTTAAAGCAAAAAGACAATAGAGAGGTTATAAAAGATATAAATATACCTATACTGCTTATTCATGGAGATGAGGACTTTATATGTCCTGTAGAAGCTGTAGATTATATGCATAAAAATCTAAAGGAATCAAAATTGATTATACTAAATAAGACAGGACATATTCCTTTTTTTACAAAAGCAAGTACATGTTATCAGATTATAAAAGACTATAGTAAAGAGGGAAGAAAATGA
- the fabF gene encoding beta-ketoacyl-ACP synthase II, translating into MKKRVVITGLGAITPIGNNVEDFWNNAKNGLCGIDYIKSFDIENSKVKLAAELKNFDPKEHFDRKQVKRLDRFSYIGIVAAREAYKDAGLDTAKIDKNRLGVIIGNGVGGISTIIEETIKLHNGSMNMVSPLFVPKSIPNIVTGNIAIEFNAKGISNTVITACAAGTSAIGEAFRKIQYDDADIIISGGSEACITSLMLAGFTNLNALSLKNNPQRASIPFDKERNGFVMGEGAAILILEELEHALKRDAKIYAEIVGYGASSDAYHLTSPEPKGKGGARAMKLALKNASINPKDISYINAHGTSTPYNDKTETEAIKTVFGDYAYKIPISSTKSMIGHLLGAAGAVEAVACIKSLEENYIHPTIGYKLKDPICDLDYAPNKGRNISLSYILSNSFGFGGHNASIVFKKWKYNSSN; encoded by the coding sequence ATGAAAAAAAGAGTTGTAATAACTGGACTAGGTGCTATTACCCCTATCGGAAATAATGTAGAAGATTTTTGGAATAACGCTAAAAATGGTTTATGTGGTATTGATTATATAAAATCTTTTGATATAGAAAATTCAAAAGTAAAATTAGCTGCAGAACTTAAAAATTTTGATCCAAAAGAGCATTTCGATAGAAAACAAGTAAAAAGATTGGATCGTTTTTCCTATATAGGTATTGTTGCAGCAAGAGAAGCTTACAAAGATGCAGGATTAGATACAGCAAAGATTGACAAAAATCGGTTAGGAGTAATCATTGGGAATGGTGTTGGGGGCATATCAACAATTATAGAAGAAACTATAAAGTTACATAATGGTAGTATGAACATGGTATCCCCTTTATTTGTTCCTAAATCAATCCCTAATATTGTAACAGGAAATATTGCTATTGAATTTAATGCAAAAGGAATATCCAATACAGTTATTACTGCCTGTGCTGCAGGAACAAGTGCAATCGGTGAAGCTTTTAGAAAAATCCAATACGATGATGCAGATATAATAATATCAGGGGGTAGTGAAGCCTGTATAACATCTTTAATGTTAGCTGGCTTTACAAACCTTAATGCCTTATCATTAAAAAATAATCCACAAAGAGCTTCTATACCTTTTGATAAAGAAAGAAATGGGTTTGTCATGGGAGAAGGAGCTGCTATTTTAATTTTAGAAGAGCTTGAACATGCATTAAAAAGAGATGCAAAAATATACGCTGAAATTGTTGGTTATGGTGCAAGCAGTGATGCCTATCATCTAACCTCTCCTGAACCAAAAGGAAAAGGAGGAGCAAGAGCAATGAAGCTAGCTCTAAAAAATGCATCAATTAATCCTAAAGATATTTCCTATATCAATGCCCATGGAACGTCTACACCATATAATGATAAAACAGAAACAGAAGCAATAAAAACCGTTTTTGGTGATTATGCCTATAAAATTCCAATTAGTTCTACAAAATCTATGATTGGTCATTTATTAGGTGCAGCTGGAGCAGTAGAGGCAGTCGCATGTATCAAGTCATTAGAAGAAAACTACATTCATCCTACTATTGGCTATAAATTAAAAGATCCAATATGTGACCTTGATTATGCACCAAATAAAGGAAGAAATATATCATTAAGTTATATTTTATCTAATTCATTCGGCTTTGGTGGACATAACGCTTCAATTGTTTTTAAGAAATGGAAGTATAATTCTTCAAATTAA